In Mercurialis annua linkage group LG5, ddMerAnnu1.2, whole genome shotgun sequence, a single genomic region encodes these proteins:
- the LOC126683058 gene encoding GATA transcription factor 5-like, with the protein MEYCTVARALKSSLRRELPATAASMMKSNFTQQSLFDDIMFNNSSNAAVEDFSVDCFFDFSNGGEFKEHIHEQEEQEHMIEDEDDEEEEEKDSDSGSSQDHDHDNNSNNSCNFDDSFLSGELAVPIDDLAELEWVSQIVDDSSSEFSLLHPLNSENFHARTTFEIEHNEPNPVFLSKPSSCLFPAKIPSKPRSKRTRPTRRTWSVESLLTDSSSSCSYSSSPVSSSASTPSLVTVQTLESLPGFFQPPLKKPKKKPAAQTGGVTGLIQFQRRCSHCQVQKTPQWRAGPLGAKTLCNACGVRYKSGRLFPEYRPACSPTFSGKVHSNSHRKVLEMRKRKEVAGPASGLSQMVPSF; encoded by the exons ATGGAGTATTGCACGGTAGCCAGAGCTTTGAAATCAAGCTTACGACGAGAACTTCCGGCGACGGCAGCTTCTATGATGAAATCGAATTTTACCCAGCAGTCTCTTTTCGATGATATTATGTTTAATAACTCGAGTAACGCCGCCGTGGAGGATTTTTCCGTTGATTGTTTCTTTGACTTTTCTAACGGCGGAGAATTCAAAGAACATATTCACGAACAGGAAGAACAAGAACATATgattgaagatgaagatgatgaagaagaagaagagaaagattCTGATTCGGGTTCGTCTCAGGATCATGATCATGATAATAACTCGAATAATTCTTGTAATTTTGATGATTCTTTTCTCTCCGGTGAACTTGCCGTGCCG ATTGATGATTTGGCGGAGCTTGAATGGGTGTCTCAAATTGTTGACGATTCTTCATCGGAATTTTCTCTTTTGCACCCGTTGAATTCGGAGAATTTCCATGCAAGAACCACGTTTGAAATTGAACATAATGAACCCAATCCGGTTTTTTTAAGCAAACCCTCTTCGTGTCTTTTTCCAGCCAAAATTCCGTCCAAACCGAGGTCTAAGCGAACCAGACCGACCCGCCGGACATGGTCAGTTGAGTCTCTGCTTACAGACTCGTCGTCATCATGTTCATATTCGTCTTCTCCGGTGTCTTCGTCAGCTTCAACGCCTTCTCTTGTTACGGTTCAAACCCTTGAGTCGTTACCTGGTTTTTTCCAACCACCATTGAAAAAACCAAAGAAAAAACCTGCGGCTCAAACCGGTGGAGTCACGGGTTTGATCCAGTTTCAGCGGCGGTGTAGTCATTGCCAGGTTCAAAAGACCCCTCAATGGAGAGCCGGTCCGCTCGGGGCTAAAACATTATGTAATGCTTGCGGGGTTCGTTATAAGTCCGGCCGGCTTTTCCCCGAGTATAGACCGGCTTGTAGCCCGACTTTCTCCGGCAAGGTTCACTCGAATAGTCATAGGAAAGTGTTAGAAATGAGGAAGAGGAAAGAGGTGGCCGGACCGGCTTCCGGGTTGAGCCAGATGGTTCCTAGTTTTTGA
- the LOC126683030 gene encoding SH3 domain-containing protein 2-like produces the protein MDAIRKQATKLREQVAKQQQAVFKQFGAGGYGGSDSVVTDEAELHQHQKLEKLYISTRAGKHFQRDIVRGVEGYIVTGSKQVEIGTKLSEDSRKYGAENTCTSGNTLSKAALNCGRARAQMEKERGNLLKALGTQVAEPLRAMVMGAPLEDARHLAQRYDRMRQEAEAQAIEVSKRQARVREMPGSPELAMKLEAAESKLQDLKSNMAVLGKEANAAMAAVEAQQQRLTLQRLIAMVEAERAYHQRVLQILDQLESEMISERQRIEAPPPPSMENSMSPPPSYEEVNGVYASQSQNGSTDGMGYFLGEVVHTYQAESDVELTLSVGDYIVVRKVTNSGWAEGECKGKAGWFPFGYVERRERVLASKIAEVF, from the exons ATGGATGCAATAAGAAAACAAGCTACAAAGCTTCGAGAACAAGTCGCTAAGCAACAGCAG GCTGTTTTCAAACAGTTTGGGGCAGGCGGATATGGAGGCTCAGACAGTGTTGTTACTGATGAAGCAGAACTCCATCAGCATCAGAAACTTGAGAAGCTTTACATTTCAACACGTGCTGGAAAG cATTTCCAAAGGGATATTGTTCGTGGTGTTGAAGGCTATATTGTCACAGGATCAAAACAAGTTGAGATAG GAACAAAATTATCAGAGGATAGCAGGAAATATGGTGCAGAAAATACATGTACTAGTGGTAATACATTATCGAAGGCTGCATTAAATTGTGGACGTGCTCGTGCTCAAATGGAGAAGGAACGTGGTAATCTGCTTAAAGCTCTTGGTACACAG GTTGCAGAACCCTTAAGAGCAATGGTTATGGGAGCTCCACTAGAAGATGCTAGACATCTTGCCCAACGTTATGATAGAATGCGACAAGAAGCAGAAGCTCAG GCTATAGAAGTTTCCAAACGCCAGGCAAGAGTGAGAGAAATGCCAGGAAGTCCTGAGCTTGCTATGAAATTGGAAGCTGCTGAATCAAAACTGCAAGACCTCAAGTCGAACATGGCAGTATTAGGGAAGGAAGCTAATGCAGCAATGGCGGCCGTTGAAGCTCAGCAACAGAGGTTGACTCTCCAACGACTTATTGCTATG GTTGAAGCAGAACGTGCTTATCATCAGAGAGTTCTTCAGATACTTGATCAACTGGAAAGTGAG ATGATATCCGAACGACAAAGGATTGAAGCACCTCCTCCACCAAGCATGGAGAATAGCATGTCGCCTCCACCTTCATATGAGGAAGTAAATGGTGTATACGCCTCTCAATCACAAAATGGCTCAACGGATGGCATGGGTTACTTTTTGGGGGAG GTCGTGCATACTTATCAAGCGGAATCTGATGTGGAGCTAACTTTATCGGTTGGTGATTACATCGTTGTTCGAAAG GTGACGAACAGTGGCTGGGCGGAAGGAGAATGCAAAGGGAAAGCGGGTTGGTTTCCATTCGGATACGTTGAGAGAAGGGAGCGAGTTTTAGCGAGCAAAATAGCTGAAGTTTTTTAG
- the LOC126682869 gene encoding cytochrome P450 84A1-like, with product MDFLLNLQFLQSPSMSLLLFISLFISIFFFYSRRNIPYPPGPKGYPIFGNIGIMDQLTHRGLARLAKQYGGLFHLQMGGLHIAAVSTPEMAREVLQVQDGIFCNRPANVAITYLTYDRADMAFANYGPFWRQMRKICVMKLFSRKRVESWASVREEVDSTVRAMLEKTGSPVNIGELVFGLTRNIIYGAAFGSVSDQGQEEFMKILQEFSKLFGAFNIADFFPWLSWLHSQDFNKRLIRARESLDGFIDMVIDEHMVKKNDNSKNENEEERDMVDELLAFYSEDVGKNGYYDSQTSTIKLNRDNIKAIIMDVMFGGTETVASAIEWAMAELMKSPEDMNKVQQQLTEVVGLNRKVEESDLEKLTYLKCCLKETLRLHPPIPLFLHETAEDSIVTGYKIPAKSRIMINAWAIGRDPNAWVDPDKFNPSRFMEDGAPDWRGSNFEFIPFGSGRRSCPGMQLGVYALELSVAHLAHCFKWELPDGMEANQLDMNDVFGLTAPKAVRLVAVPTYRLNCAF from the exons ATGGACTTTCTTCTAAACCTTCAATTTCTTCAATCTCCATCTATGTCACTACTACTTTTtatctctttatttatttctatattcttttTCTATTCGCGTAGAAATATACCATACCCTCCTGGCCCGAAAGGGTATCCAATTTTTGGCAATATCGGCATCATGGACCAACTAACCCACCGTGGCTTAGCTCGTCTCGCTAAGCAATACGGTGGGCTCTTTCACCTCCAAATGGGCGGGCTTCATATTGCCGCCGTATCAACGCCGGAAATGGCTCGAGAAGTTCTTCAAGTCCAAGACGGCATTTTCTGCAACCGGCCGGCCAACGTTGCCATAACCTACTTGACCTATGATCGGGCCGATATGGCCTTTGCAAACTACGGCCCATTTTGGCGTCAAATGCGCAAAATATGCGTTATGAAGCTATTTAGTCGAAAACGGGTCGAGTCATGGGCCTCGGTACGAGAAGAAGTAGACTCCACCGTTCGAGCCATGTTGGAAAAAACCGGTTCACCGGTTAACATAGGTGAACTAGTGTTTGGATTAACTAGGAACATAATATACGGGGCAGCTTTCGGGTCGGTTTCAGACCAAGGGCAAGAAGAGTTCATGAAAATATTACAAGAATTTTCCAAACTTTTTGGAGCTTTTAATATTGCTGATTTTTTCCCATGGCTGAGTTGGTTACATTCACAAGATTTCAATAAGAGACTAATTAGGGCACGAGAATCACTGGATGGGTTCATTGATATGGTGATCGATGAACATATGGTAAAAAAGAATGACAAcagtaaaaatgaaaatgaagaagaaagagaCATGGTGGATGAATTATTGGCTTTTTACAGTGAAGATGTGGGTAAAAATGGTTACTATGACTCACAAACAAGCACCATTAAGCTCAACAGAGATAACATCAAAGCTATCATCATg GATGTCATGTTTGGAGGAACTGAAACCGTAGCATCAGCAATAGAGTGGGCAATGGCAGAACTAATGAAAAGTCCTGAAGACATGAACAAAGTGCAGCAACAGCTAACAGAAGTTGTTGGCCTGAACCGAAAAGTCGAGGAATCGGACCTCGAAAAATTGACCTACCTCAAATGTTGTCTGAAAGAGACACTACGTCTCCACCCTCCTATTCCTCTATTTCTCCATGAAACTGCCGAGGATAGCATAGTTACGGGTTACAAAATCCCAGCAAAATCACGTATCATGATCAACGCATGGGCAATCGGGCGCGACCCAAATGCATGGGTTGACCCGGACAAGTTTAATCCTAGTCGGTTTATGGAAGATGGGGCGCCAGATTGGAGGGGAAGTAATTTCGAGTTTATTCCGTTCGGGTCAGGTCGGAGGTCGTGTCCGGGTATGCAATTAGGGGTGTATGCATTGGAGTTGAGTGTAGCTCATTTGGCTCATTGTTTCAAGTGGGAATTACCTGATGGAATGGAGGCTAATCAGCTTGATATGAATGATGTGTTTGGACTTACTGCCCCAAAAGCTGTTAGACTTGTTGCTGTACCTACTTACAGGTTGAATTGTGCATTTTGA